The Gossypium hirsutum isolate 1008001.06 chromosome D07, Gossypium_hirsutum_v2.1, whole genome shotgun sequence genome includes the window CCACTTTTACCTAGAAAATTCCCCCACATACCTGGTAGTTTATATATTCTCGAGACTCTTTCTTTTTATCGATGTTTGAACCAGACCAGTAGAGGTACTGGTCCGGAGAATGGCTTTGAACCGGTACAGACTGGTTGAACCGATGGTTTACATTTGTGGATTTTGCTTTAGTTGCAACTATTGATGGGAAAAAATGTGTCTATTGTCATTAAAGGACAGAATTTGTCTAGTTGTTAAGGCATATCCTTCTTTTATAATTAACCAACAAAATAATAGACTGGTTTGTAGGTCTCTTAGTTTAAGCACTTGTGGTTATTTGATGGTAATTTTTGGCATCCTATTGTCATAGAGCTAATGCTTTTAAAACGTGAAGATTTGATATCTCAAATGAAAGTTGTCTAGCTATATACCATTTGCAAGTTATATTAAAGAACCTGTCTTCAGTAAGCTTTGCAGTTTTCTCTCTGTTGATATTTGGATTGCCGCATTTTAATCATCgattaaagatttttattttcttgtgcAGCAAGTGATGTAGCCGGAGAAGTCGTACAGGTTGGACCAGGAGTCACAAATTACAAAGTTGGGGATAAAGTTGTATCTCTTCTTGATCATTTAGTAAGTTCTCATTCTCATTCTTAACGCccgcccccccaaaaaaaaaaatcagcataaAAAGTCCGGCCCTGTAGTCTCGTATTATAAACGAATCAATATCAATTATGTAGATTGCTATGGCCATCTTCTAATATGAATTATGCAATGATAGACTGGTGGACTAGCTGAATATGCTGTGGCTACGGAGAATCTGACAGTTGCAAGGCCAACAGAAATATCAGTTGCCGAAGCTGCTGGTTTACCCATGGCTGGTCTCACAGCTCACCGAGCAGTCACCCATGGGGCTGGGGTCAAGCTTGACGGAAGTGGCCAGCAATTAAACCTCTTGATTACTGCTGCTTCAGGTGGTGTAGGTCATTACGCAGTTCAACTAGCAAAGCTTGGAAACACACATGTAACAGCCACTTGTGGGGCTCGTAATCTGGATTTTGTCAAAAGCCTCGGAGCAGACGAGGTTCTTGACTACAAAACTCCCGACGGTGCAGCTCTGAAAAGCCCTTCTGGTCGCAAATACGATGTAGTGATCCACTGTGCTTCTGGTATTCCTTGGTCTACCTTTGAACCTAATCTAAGTTCAAACGGGAAGGTAATCGACATAACCCCTGGTCTTAGTGCTTTCCTAACTTGTGCTATAAAAAAGCTTACCTTCTCAAAGAAGAAGCTGGTACCACTCTTTATGTCACCTAAAAAGGAGAACCTCGATTATCTGGTTAACTTATTGAAAGACGGGAAGCTTAAGACGGTAATCGATTCAAAGTATCCCCTAAGTAAGGCTGAGGAAGCATGGGCTAAGAGCATTGATGGTCATGCCACTGGTAAGATCATTGTGGAGCCTTAATGTAAGAAATATTACTTTATACTTACTGCAGTGATGCTTGGAGGTCATGCTGCTTGTGTGTATAATTAGGATTTGTGTATCTTGAAAATtatgtgtatgaaatgtatgGTTAATATACACGTTGGATGATATTGCAAAAATTTTCTTAATGTGTTATAAGCTTTGTTTTCATAAATTTAGCTCTTCTTTTATATGGTTCCTACTTTTCCTTACTTTTTCTAGTTGATAATTTGGGCAATGAAATGTTGTTGGGACTTGGAGTTATATATGTGTTttttcatgtatattttataaatttatgtttgGAGTTAATTGCCGTCTTTTATAATAATGtctattttaaagttaaaaatactTGTTGAAAATTGTATGGTTGAAAATTGTATGGATTTTCATTGGatacatatttcaaaattttttataattaaagttttgcttttaaattaaatttcttgTGAATAATatctattatatataatatttgaaagTTTGTTGAgcaaattttttatgaattttattttgttagaaaatatttaaaacttatgaaattactttttttttatcatatcttCAATTATTTATTGTAACCCATTGGTTTTGATTTTATAGGatgtagtaaaaaaattaaaaaaataattatataaataaatgtggcACTTGTCGTACCATTAATCcacttataaaatataaaaaattttattggcgatgtatcaaataattacccattaatttttatcattttcaattGTATTGACGTATGATTACCTTTTAATCCTCAACGCATGTGGAGTCTTTAGAAGCAATGTATAGAATAATTTTCGTTCGAAATATTTTTCCCAAACCTTGCGATCATATCTGTATATTTGTTATCTTCTTGAAGGTTAATAAATAATGGCTTGCTTGTTTTTGGCAATTTTTTTGCGTAAAATACTAACAATTTTATGTCTAAAAACCAAAAGTTATGTTCAAATGTGTGCCTTTTATGCCTCTTGAGTTTcgtatttttctaaattttcaacttctttaaattataatttttctttaaaaaattataatttttttatatattagttcTCTTAATATAAATTTTCGctaacaaagaaaaaaagtggTTATCTTCTCatgtcaaatttaaaaatttgacttaaatattaaatgactcaaatttatttaattcaaattcgaAATTATTTAAACTCAAATAgatttgaatataaaataatttgatttcGAATCGAaactacaaaactcaaaatagcCTAAACAACCTCAAAAATTGAAATGAGTCAAACTCAAAATTGACCCAATTTAATACCAACCTGATCTAATCAATTGATATAATTTACTTTTCTTATTAATGAAAATGGCCACATTTACAAGAGGATGCAAATCAGTGTATCACTTTCTTGATATAGGTACATATTGATATCGACATTTTCAATGTACCATTTTAAGtttattgatgtttttaaatatttttcacatataatttttttttctccaaGTCGTTTGCttcttatattttgttttgtCCAACGGCGATGCCAGCCTCTGCGCTGGCTATTGCTCGCTTTTTTCTCCCTCTTATCaactctttctttcttcctttttattcATTCCACATGTCTTTCCTCTTTTTCATTTTGCAGATCTATTTTGTAGGTATTTTTGTTGTTTTCACAAGTTATGATAGATAGATGACGATGCCTGTCGTTCGCTAAAACTTCACTAGCTACCAGTAGTTTTTCTTGGAAAATGGGTGGCTCTTCATCacctttttaatttgtttatgttttaagaATATTTCAGaacaataaataatttcacgatTCAATTTGAGCCCATGTTGTCTTaagtttatatatgttttttttttgtttttttccctattgtttaataagtttcaattttagaagtttttgtctgctcttgtagcacgatttttagtcttgcttatacatgtaatcttagttttacaagtgattttagggatgattttgttgtcgtcctctatagtttggtgaatgctcgaTTCTTTTGTCAATTTTTGCTCGCCGTTTTGGACCATCCGGGGCTGATTTCCTTATCATGTTAAAtgcttgcaatcactccagatatgtggtgcttgagttgtgacaaagccaATTGTCAATGTATCATAATATTCTATTGATGCTGAGGCTAAAGTCTTTTGTTGTATTGACGGATTTTGTCATTTACTATATACGACGAGTGTTTGTTATTTTTGTTCCTGAATTGTATGACTCCattcattaaatgaattaatgaatttacctttcaaaaaaatattattcacatatatatttatagtttaattttagtttcttAATAAATGATGcattattttagttaaaaaagtattattattgtatacatgtaaatatatctcaattacatccatataaaaatatacatatataaatgtaagttttaaaattattaattttgttcaataatttaatctaataactattaattttaaatttacttatagagaaattaaaatagttaagataaaaaaatttaaaattagttcaAGTACCAAAATTTTGTACAATATTGACCAAAACAAGTTGAAACAAACTGAAAATTGGACCAAAATCGAACATAAACTATTTGATACGGGTTTAGATTCATAATAATTAACCAGTTCATTACCAACTACCATATTAAAAGCATACAATTTTGGGTTGTATAATATGGTTTCTCATCGGACAAGTTGACGTTTACCATGATTGAGATCAATTTTGTATAGGATTTTAACGAATCAATAACTTTTTTCAAAATCGTAATATTCATCGTTGGTAATAGTATTAATCTTTTCCTTCTAAAAAGATAAACAGACCACATGATTGGAGAAACACTTTGACTGAGcatttggttgagaaattttttATCAGGAAAGGAACTATCATACATTCAACTTCTCCTATCACCTTAACATTAATACAAATCCCACCTACGGTATCCAAACCCCATTCTCTGAGCTTCAATTTTTCTTCCACATAAAGCACTAGGATAGTGGAATTTTCTGGAATTGAAGTAAATTAAGGATTTGCTGAGACGGAGAGGTTGATACTTTACAGTGAagtgtttgaattttttatatagacCTGCTTGATATAAACTTGAAAAAATAATCGCCAGCGACTTGATTTTATAACGCTGTGAATTTTTGTGCTTTTTACAGCATGTTGAAGTTCCGATCCCAACTCCAAATAAAGGTGAAATTTTGCTTAAACTGGAGGCAATTAGTCTAAACCCAGCTGACTGGAAAATACAGAAAGGGATGCTGCGCCCACTTTTACCTAGAAAATTCCCCTTCATACCTGGTAGTTTATATAGTCTCGAGACTCTTTCTTTTTATGAACGATGTTTGAACCAGACCGGTAGGGGTACCGGTCCAGATAATGTCTTTGAACTGGTACAGACCGGTTGAACCGATGATTTACATTTGTGGAGCTTGCTTTAGTTGCAACCATTGATGGGGAAAAATGTGTCTATTTGTTAACTCAAGTTATCATTAAAGGACAGAATTTGTCTGGCATATCCTTCTTTTATAATTAACCAACAAAATAATAGACTGGTTTGTAGGTCTCTTAGTTTAAGCACTTGTGGTTATTTGATGGTAATTTTTGGCATCCTATTGTCATAGAGCTAATGCTTTTAAAACGTGAAGATTTGATATCTCAAATGAAAGTTGTCTAGCTATATACCATTTGCAAGTTATATTAAAGAACCTGTCTTCAGTAAGCTTTGCAGTTTTCTCTCTGTTGATATTTGGATCGCCGCATTTTAATCATCgattaaagatttttattttcttgtgcAGCAAGTGATGTAGCCGGAGAAGTCGTACAGGTTGGATCAGGAGTCACAAATTACAAAGTTGGGGATAAAGTTGTAATCGATTCAAAGTATCCCCTAAGTAAGGCTGAGGAAGCATGGGCTAAGAGCATTGATGGTCATGCCACTGGTAAGATCATTGTGGAGCCTTAATCTATGAAATATTACTTTTTACTTACTACAGTGATGCTTGGAGGTCATGCTGCTTGTGTGTATAATTGGGATGACATTGCAAAATTTTcttaatgtatgaaatgtatggttAATATACACATTGGATGACATTGCAAAATTTTCTTAATGTGTTATAAGCTTTGCTTCCACAAATTTAGCTTTCTTTTATGTGTTTCCTACTTTTCCTTTGGACTCATATGTGTTttttttcatgtctattttataatttatattcagaGTTAATAGGCATCTTTTCTAATAATAGCGATTTTAAGATTAAAAATACTTGTTGAAATTTGTATAGCTTTTCATTGGTTGCATATttcgaaattttttaaaattaaagatttacatataaattaaatatcttGTTAATAATatctattatatataatatttgaaagTTTATTGAGcaaatattttatgaattatattttgttaaaaaatatttaaaatttattaaattacttttttttcaattatttattgtaacacattgattttaatttttataagatgtcgtaaaaaataaaaaaaaataattatataaataagtgTGACACTTATCGCACCCTTAATCCACTTGTAAAGTATAAAAAATTTCATTCGcgatgtatcaaataattacccATTATTTTTTATCGTATTGACCTTTGATTAACTGATAACATCAATTTATTCATCAGTCCAAATAATAGCCTCAACGTACTTCACAAATACAAATAATGTATGGAATAATTTTCCTTTGAAATATTTTTTCTAAACCTTGCGAACATATCTGTATATCTATTACCTTCTTTACTGTTTGAACCGATGAAGGGGAATCCTGCAATCTATAGTTGAAGTATGCAgtgaatcaaaatttattatcacACCAACTGAATTATCTTTTCAATCTCATTTCTTTAACCTTCACGATGATAATTTATTGGTTAAATCTATTATTAGTCTATCTATTATGCGTAAGTTATAGATTTAGGGTCCCTTTGGATGGAAGTTTTTTTTAGTACGGTGCGTTTAGCTTTTTCTTTGTCTCATGTTACCGTATCAAATCTCACCACTActactgtttttacactaatcgcaggtaaacgcaccgcctatCCAAAAGAGCccttaatctctatactttaatttggtaaattttaaTCCATGAACTTTTTGAATTCGTCAATTTTAAGTacttttcaagttttaaaattttagccaAAACCCGAATGGTAGcaattaaatttgttttggtTAAAATCTACTATTAGTTATAGATTATGCGTAATGTTTTAAATTTAGCCCATATGCTCCTATTCGATTATTgttaatccctatattttttaaaattcaaaatttcaatattgacGCAAATAACAACTGCTAAATTCAGTAATTGTTTCTTTTGTGAGTAgcatattaaaataataagttaaCATGACATAATATGTTTGCTGcataagattttgaaaatagtaAACATATTAAATCTAATGGTTACCATTTAgttaagattttgaaaaatacatgtttaaaattaaccaaattaaagtatagaaacTAAACACACAACTTATAGATAGTACAAAAGTTAATAATGAAAATTAATCTAAActattaaaaactattaaattttgTCACACATTTAATATGGGTGAAAATGCatgtaacaaattttaaaaaaatgaaaaaatttgatATGATAACAAAAAATGGAgttggaaaattaaaaaaaaacatcatattttatgtTGATGTCTCATtatgtttatctatttttttagattttatataaaaaaattacgcttaaaattatttctattactgattaaaataataaatttttgataAATACACTCTTAAATTGATAGacgtcgaaaccaccaaaaataattcttacaaaataactctaaatagtagtaaagagtggtagtagggtcgagtccatAGGGATTGGATGTTATAATCAACTTCCGTGTTTAACTTGTGATCAGAATTTTTGTCATGTTGAAAGTAGTGGCAAAAGTCGTGCCCATGACTCCAAACGGGCCtgctgaaaaataaacaaataaatcagggagttttgaaatgtttagaaactaaataattgaaatagcataaataaataattaaataaattagaaattaaattggaaattaaactCGGATTTGGTAATCAAAGATAATAAGCCTTAGCCCTAGACTCGGTGGACTCCGGATTtttgaatcgatccttgaaaattaattttctcctccaaataataagctggttatagcattTAAGAACATcttaaccaccaattcttcctgtCGTAGCTAGTCCCAGTAcaacctgcaaaccaacccttactgaTTATCTAATCGAATACACGTGTTCCCAATTCAAGATTCTGGCGACCTTGCtctctgaagaacccaactcgaattaatgGCCTCAACCGCATGGGTCGTTTAAACCTGATCACTTCTTCCTTGATTTGTTATTGGAGATTCGAATACAGCACGGCCGACTCATTTCTCCAACTGTCAGCAAACAtgactccaacccaacgtgcactttttgacttgaaatcgagttaactttaagggatgagttgtcaattccgatacttaggaaaaatgtGAATACTAATTGAAAAGATTTTTAGTATGGATACGTATCTCACGATTCCCAACCAGAAAGAACACCGACCTAAAGctaagatgaaattttgtgaagCATGGATTTAATCATGCTTTGGTTGACTATGACTGGATTTGAATGAAAGATGGtggaaattgagaaaggaaagggCTTAGAGGAGAATTAGACCAATTTTGAAAGAACAAAGAATTGGAAATGAAGTAACAGAATGTTACGCACCAaatttgagaaaagaaaataattctattcaattccaaattgaaatcaaaatgtgaaattaacgGTGTCTTTTCTAAGTATATTAAAGctttatttatacacatagtatTTATTAATTTTGGCTTTAACCActtcaacatataattaaaattaaataaaaaaataaaataagattttttttatttttggcttttacaaagtcaaaaaaaTCTGACGAGTCCTTGGCTTTCTCTACATTTTTTATTCGGCCTCATTTCATTAATtgtatttcaatttggtccttttctgcTCGTTTTTGTCTCTTAGCGTCCCAATTGCATccttgataaaattaaaacataaaaacactaATTTAGCAGGGATCAATTCAGAAATAAAccgaattaaacacaaaatatcaTACAAATTAACATGTTATCATAAATATAGTGGAGTAATAAATAATAGATAGATAATATATTCACTCCTACGTCTTTTCTCAAtccataaataagagaataatgtgtTTTAGCGTACTCGAACTTACATTCTattgtattaataataatatttatatcaatCAAGCTAAAACTTTATAACTCCACTCCTAAGTTTATAATATATTAGAGACTTAAATATGGTAACAGATAATAGATAATTATTTTCCAACctaccaaattaaacatttcgagAGATTTCTTGCAAAATCATCGAGGGTATATCCGTCAACTCAACAATGTGGTCCCCATTTGTTTAAATGGTTATGGCAAGCAGTTAACAATACAAATCTCCACCTACGGTATCCTCCGCCATTCTCTGAACTTCATTTTTccttcaaaaaaacaaaaacaaaaaaaacttcgattttatctcttttaatgaaaaaaatggcTGAAAATCTTATGCATGCTTTACAATATAACAGCTACGGCGGAGGCGCTGCTGGTTTGAAGGTAAATATCTACTTTCTTATGATGATTTATTTTGCTTTCCGTAGTGTTTTGTCGCATATATAATTTTGTTTAGTTGAGATATTAATTCGTTTTTTAAGTGAAGATTTCAATTAAGGTTGTTAATCTAGTGTTTATATTGATCTAAGTTTGCTCTTCGGATTCAAAATACTATCAGTTAAATTTGTGATTGAAAAGCATGAAGATGATTTCAGTGAGTGCCGTGAGTTACTATGGAAGTGGAATTTTCTGGAACGGGAATGAACTAGGGATTTGCTATTcggaattaaaatttcaaaaaaaggaTCTGAGATTGAGAGGATGACTTGATAGTTAAATGCTGAGCCATTTTATCGTCggattcaaaattttatttgttaaatttgtgATTGAAAGCGTATAGATATTTGAATGAGTGCTGCGAGGCAGTAGGATAGTGGAATTTTCTGGAATGGGAGTAAATTAAGGATTTGCTCTTTTGAAGAGATCTGAGACTGAGGCTGATACTTGACATTGAAGTTgagtgtttaaaatttttatatggacCTGCTTGATATAAACTTGAAAAAATAATAGTCAGCGACTTGATGTCATAACAGCTTTGAATTTTTTTGTGCTTGTTACAGCATGTTGAAGTTCCGATCCCCACTCCAAATAAAGGTGAAATTTTGCTTAAACTGGAGGCAACTAGTCTAAACCCAGTTGACTGGAAAATACAGAAAGGGATGCTGCGCCCATTTTTACCTAGAAAATTCCCCTACATACCTggtagtttatttattttatcctttCACGACTGTTTTGGTCTTGAAATATTATCGagacttttatttttacttggtTAGTGGTATTTGTGTTTAATTTACACTATCTGTTAAGTTTCTCAAGTTACATCAGTCTTCAATATCTGGGTTTGTTGTAGTACCATGTCAAATTCCCAAGCAGTATTAAACTTGGAATCTAATTTGCTTCGATTTACATTGTGAAGTTTGCTTTAGTAGTAACAATTGATGGAAGAAATGTGCATTTGTTAGCTCAAGTTTTTATTAAAGGACAGAATTTGTCTATTTGTTAAGGCATATCTTTTTCTATAATTAACCAACATAATAATAGGCTGGTTGGTAGGTCTCTTAGTTTAAGCAGTTATGGTTATTTGATGGTAATTTTTGGCATCCTATTGTCATGGAAGATTTGATATCTCAAACGAAAGTTGCCTATATACCATTTGCAAACTATATTAAAGAACCCATCATCAGTAAGCTTTGTAGTTTTCTCTCTGTCTATATTTGGATTGCCGCATTTTAAGCATTGGTCAAAGATATTTTTTTCATGTGCAGCTACTGATGTAGCGGGAGAAGTCGTAAAAGTTGGACCGGGAGTCACAAATTACAAAGCTGGGGATAAAGTTGTGTCTATGCTCCATCATTTTGTAAGTTCTCATTCTCATTCTTAATCCTTCCCCCCACCCCCCACCTGAAAAAACAATCAGCATAAAAGCTCTGGCCCTTAGGCTCTCAACTGGCATGTCATTAATCATTCTGAGAACAATCAGAAAGGAGATTTCTTCATGAAGAGTGGAAGAATCACCAGCATTTTACTAGCTTAATAGATCAcaatttgaaaaattgttaatgaTATTTGTGTTTTTGGTACTAGCTCAAGCAATTAATTGGGCACCGAGCTTGGTAGGACTTTAGGCAACAATTCTTGAGGTAAAATATGGATCTCCTTATGGCCAAAAAATCAACTTCAGAATCTAACAATGACAGAACAACATAAATTGTAGCCCCATAAAAAGGATTTTTATGGACTGGTTCTACATTTTTTGTTCTAAATAAACCATGTTGATCTTCCAATGAGTGATCTTGAGTAGCTCTAGTTATGAGAACTGGTTAGCATTGGCCTGCTTGCCTGATTAGATTAATCAAAGTAAATTAAAGCTGTCATCCCCAGAATTTGAAATCCTGAAAGCTTTTGGCTTTCTTTATTTTGCTTGTATTGATAGTGATGCTAGAGAAATATAGGTATATTCAATGTTTCACTGGCCTTATTACAACTATAGGATTATCCTGAGACCCCAGATCTTATTACTACTTCTACTTTTCATATCGAGTCGTATCGTGTTTAGAATGCAAAAACTATCTACGTGGATATCATTTCTGAGGTAGTGATTTTACTCTCATCATGTGGCCATTTGGCTGAGAGAAACCTAGATATCATTACTGCAGGCCAGTGGTTCAGTGAATTCATCTTCTATTCGTATTATCAATGAATCAGAATCAGTTATGTCGATTGCTATGCTATCTTCTATTATGAATTATTTGCAATGATAGACTGGAGGTGGACTAGCTGAATATGCTGTGGCTAAGGAGAATCTGACTGTTGCAAGGCCATTAGAAGTATCAGCTGCTGAAGGTGCAGGTTTGCCTGTTGCTGGTCTTACAGCTCACCAGGCACTCACACAGTCGGCTGGGGTCAAGCTTGATGGAAGTGGCCAGCAAGTAAACCTCTTGATTACTGCTGCTTCAGGTGGTGTAGGTCAATATGCAGTTCAACTAGCAAAGCTTGGAAACACCCATGTGACAGCCACTTGTGGGGCTCGCAATCTGGATTTCGTCAAAAGCCTCGGAGCAGATGAGGTTCTTGACTACAGA containing:
- the LOC121219404 gene encoding chloroplast envelope quinone oxidoreductase homolog isoform X2, with the translated sequence MAENLMHALQYNSYGGGAAALKHVEVPIPSPNKGEILLKLEATSLNPIDWKIQKGILRPLLPRKFPHIPASDVAGEVVQVGPGVTNYKVGDKVVSLLDHLTGGLAEYAVATENLTVARPTEISVAEAAGLPMAGLTAHRAVTHGAGVKLDGSGQQLNLLITAASGGVGHYAVQLAKLGNTHVTATCGARNLDFVKSLGADEVLDYKTPDGAALKSPSGRKYDVVIHCASGIPWSTFEPNLSSNGKVIDITPGLSAFLTCAIKKLTFSKKKLVPLFMSPKKENLDYLVNLLKDGKLKTVIDSKYPLSKAEEAWAKSIDGHATGKIIVEP
- the LOC121219404 gene encoding chloroplast envelope quinone oxidoreductase homolog isoform X1, coding for MAENLMHALQYNSYGGGAAALKHVEVPIPSPNKGEILLKLEATSLNPIDWKIQKGILRPLLPRKFPHIPASDVAGEVVQVGPGVTNYKVGDKVVSLLDHLTGGLAEYAVATENLTVARPTEISVAEAAGLPMAGLTAHRAVTHGAGVKLDGSGQQLNLLITAASGGVGHYAVQLAKLGNTHVTATCGARNLDFVKSLGADEVLDYKTPDGAALKSPSGRKYDVVIHCASGIPWSTFEPNLSSNGKVIDITPGLSAFLTCAIKKLTFSKKKLVPLFMSPKKENLDYLVNLLKDGKLKTVIDSKYPLSKAEEAWAKSIDGHATGKIIVEP
- the LOC107953985 gene encoding chloroplast envelope quinone oxidoreductase homolog, which encodes MKKMAENLMHALQYNSYGGGAAGLKHVEVPIPTPNKGEILLKLEATSLNPVDWKIQKGMLRPFLPRKFPYIPATDVAGEVVKVGPGVTNYKAGDKVVSMLHHFTGGGLAEYAVAKENLTVARPLEVSAAEGAGLPVAGLTAHQALTQSAGVKLDGSGQQVNLLITAASGGVGQYAVQLAKLGNTHVTATCGARNLDFVKSLGADEVLDYRTPDGAALKSPSGRKYDAVIHCAMGIPWSTFEPNLSSNGKVIDITPGPSALLTFAMKKLTFSKKNLVPLLLSPKKENLEYLVNLVKDKKLKTVIDSKHPLSKAEEAWAKSIDGHATGKIIVEP